Proteins from a single region of Macrotis lagotis isolate mMagLag1 chromosome 2, bilby.v1.9.chrom.fasta, whole genome shotgun sequence:
- the LOC141510970 gene encoding interleukin-1 receptor-associated kinase 1-binding protein 1-like, with amino-acid sequence MPWPATSQSRVLAELAPLSERGRDDIPGPNGEAPPNPNTQLPPCAPALAWAQNPAREVHVSGAAQRSCGPDRASVTVKISSTKTSAAEAKNSVGRRLDYITQNLQKPAAQAENVTVTKDFSRIENAYHMEAEICITFTEFGKMQDICNFLVEKLDSSVVISPPQFYHTPGAIENLRRQVCLSAVENAWRKAQEVCQLVGQSLGKPLLIKEEETKEWEGQIDNQQLSDLAGSLSIQQKIQSATIYASSKLCDLEYIPELESPHL; translated from the coding sequence ATGCCTTGGCCCGCCACAAGCCAGTCCCGGGTGTTGGCCGAGCTGGCACCGCTAAGCGAGAGGGGCCGGGATGACATCCCGGGCCCCAACGGGGAGGCGCCGCCGAACCCcaacacccagctgcccccatgtGCCCCGGCCCTGGCCTGGGCGCAGAATCCTGCCCGCGAGGTGCACGTGAGCGGCGCGGCCCAGAGGTCTTGCGGCCCCGACCGGGCCTCGGTGACGGTCAAGATCAGCAGCACCAAAACCTCGGCCGCCGAGGCCAAGAACAGCGTGGGCCGCCGCCTGGACTACATCACGCAGAACCTGCAGAAGCCGGCCGCCCAGGCAGAAAACGTAACTGTGACAAAGGATTTTAGTAGAATAGAAAATGCTTATCACATGGAAGCGGAGATCTGCATTACATTCACTGAATTTGGAAAAATGCAGGATATTTGTAACTTTCTTGTTGAAAAGCTAGATAGTTCAGTTGTTATCAGTCCTCCTCAGTTTTATCATACACCAGGAGCAATTGAAAATCTTAGACGGCAAGTCTGTCTCTCTGCTGTTGAGAATGCATGGCGAAAAGCTCAAGAAGTATGTCAGCTTGTTGGTCAGTCACTTGGAAAACCTTTATTAATCAAAGAAGAGGAGACAAAAGAATGGGAAGGTCAAATAGACAACCAGCAATTATCTGACCTAGCAGGTTCACTAAGTATACAACAGAAAATCCAAAGTGCAACTATATATGCTTCTTCCAAG